The following is a genomic window from Saccopteryx bilineata isolate mSacBil1 chromosome 4, mSacBil1_pri_phased_curated, whole genome shotgun sequence.
GCTGTCCAATAGCGAGATACTGTGCTGTGAGCGTGGGGGCCTTTAAGGTCATGTTAAAAGTTCCCTAatagtcacattttaaaaatataaaaagaagcaaatgacatgaatgttagttttatttatttgttttaaaattttatttatggattttagagagggagggagggagagagaaaaagaacattgatctgttcctgtatgtgccctgactagagatcaaaGCGGCAACTTCTGcacatcaggacgatgctctaagcaaccgcgctatccggccagggctaggagcAAGTGAcattaatgttaataaaatattttatttaacccaccATATCTAAAATAGTATCACTTAGACATATAAtcagccctgactgggtagctcagttggttagaacatcgttctGATACGCtcaggttgtggatttgatccctggtcagggcacatacaagaaacaactaatgaacgcataaataagtagaacaacaaatcaatttatctctccctctctcttcctctctcttaatccaataagttttaaaataaataaatatgtaataagaACATTGAGATATTTTACGTTCTTGTCTCTGTACTGAGCCTGCAGTCCCCACTGTGTGCTTTCCACTTAGAGCACATCTGAACGTGAACTCAGCCATTTCAAATGCTCAGTAGCCACAGGTGTCTTGGGCTATCATATTAGAGCAGGCCTAGGGAAAACTCTCCAGAATTTACTGCCTTCCCAAAACTGACCCTGAGAAAAACTATGAAGTaacttatttatattattcacccccccctaaaaaaaagatttaacaaaagaagagaggagttttaaaaaaacaaacaacgcTCTATCCAGTTCCAGATAAGAGGCCAAAAACTAATGTACAGGACAGAGCTAGGAATGTATCAAAAATCacagccaaggccctggccggttggctcagtggtagagcgtcggcctggcgtgcagaggtcccaggttcgattcccggccaggacacacaggagaagcgcccatctgcttctccaccctccccctctccttcctctctgtctctctcttcccctcccgcagcgaggctccattggagcagagatggcccaggcactggggatggctccttggcctctgccccaggcgctagattggctctggtcgcaacagagctatgtcctggaggggcagagcatcgccccctggtgggcagagcatcgccccctggtgggcctgccgggtggatcccggtcgggcgcatgcgggagtctgtctgactgtctctccccgtttccagcttcagaaaaatacaaataaataaataataataaaaaaatcacagccaagcctgaccaggcggtggtgcagtggatagagcgtcggactgggatgcagaggacatgggttcgaaacccctaggttgtcagcttgagcgcaggctcatctggcttgagcaaaaagctcaccagcttgagcccaaggtcactggctcaagcaagaggttactcggtctgctgaaggcccgcggtcaaggcacatatgagaaagcaatcaatgaacaactaaggtgttgcaacgcgcaatgaaaaactaatgattgatgcttctcatctctctccgttcctgtctatctgtccctgtctatccctctctctgactcactctctgtctctgtaaaaaataaataaataaaattaaaaggaaaaattacagCCAAGATGCCCACAAGCTAACTATTTTCCTAACAAAAATGACCGCTTGTCAGGCTACTTTGGCTTTGTATTTTAAcaattgattgactgattgaatttagagagaaaggaagggagggagagagagagaaacatccatttgttgctCCACGTActttttttgcattcattggttgattcttgtacgtgccctgatctGGGACCAAACCCACagctttggcatatcaggacaatgctctaaccaaatgagctacccagccagggctggctttactttttttttttttttttttgtatttttctgaagctggaaatggggagagacagtcagacagactcccgcatgcgcccgaccgggatccacccggcacgcccaccagggggcgacggtctgcccaccagggagcgatgctctgcccctccggggcgtcgctctgttgcgatcagagccactctagcgcctggggcagtgtccaaggagccatccccagcgcccgggccatctttgctccaatggagcctcggctgtgggaggggaagagagagacagagaggaaggagaggggatggggtggagaagcagatgggcgcttctcctgtgtgccttggccgggaatcgaacccaggacctctgctggctttacattttgaatttaaattaattactATCAGAATTTTAGCTGTACCCCAGTATTCACTAATATCAATGTGATTCTTTGTAGCTATGTGAAGTTCTACCTTTTCTTTTCAAGATGTGTAGAATAGTACAACCCATCATTACAGGTGGCTCTGAACATGGGTTGGACTTAGGTGAATTCAACTATTGTACTTGGCAGAGAGCAAATTAGCAAGATAATggtttaaagaggagagagaaatggatctCACAGGGGGTTTCCAGGCCACAGCATCAGCAACATCACCCCAGGAAGTGCACATTCTTGTGCTCTCCCCATACTGCCTGATTCTGACACTTCAGGGTGGGCCCCATCAAGCCTCCCATGAGGTGCTGAGGTGAGCTCCAAGTTGAGAACCACTCGAGTGGGCCAATGTGCCCCTCCATATCCCGTGGTGAGCATATGCCCCTCACAGGCAGAAAATGGGATCCATATGTTCGCCTGGCAGTTGTTCCTGATCCCAAATTGACCATTTCATCTAGGCCCTGTTCAGTGCTGTTGGACACTctacctttgtttctcacgcactcataaactaattactaaagaaaaaggggccctgacctcttctttagtaactaatttatttgtgccatgagatgaaaatggttgtatttagtcaggggcactgaccttagtaattagtgtgtgtttgtgccatgaaaaaaaaggttgaaaatcactgctctagaggatCTGGACTTATCAAAACACTGTAcagtaaggccctggctggctggctcagtggtagagcatcagcccctcatgtagattggttgattcttgtacgtacCCTGATCTGGGACCAAACCCACagctttggcatatcaggacaatgctctaaccaaatgagctatccagccagggctggctttacattttaaatttaaattaattactaTCAGAATCTTAGCTGTGCCCCAGTATTCACtaaaatcaatgtgattctttGATTtgattcccaggtttgattcccagccagggcacacagagaagcgcccatctgcttctccacccttcccccactcccttcactctatctctctcttcccctcctgcagccattgctccattagagcaagttggcctgggtgctgaggattttcacctcaggcactaaaatggctccatttgcaacggagcaacggccccagatgggcagagcactgccccctagtgggcatgcccggtggatcccagtcaggtgcatgcgggagtctgtctctctgcctccctgcttctcacttcagaaaaatacaaaacaaacaaacaaacaaagaaaacccactgTATAGTAGTACTTTGTTTTATGGGCTATTGAAAGAGACATTTTCAAGAGTAattttgatatataatttttctcattaagCATCAACTTTAGACTCTAACTGCCCCTCTCTCCTAAGAGAAGACCTCACAGTACATTCACCAGAAGGAACAGACTAAACTAGTAAGAGGCTAATGTTTACACCAAAGGAATGAGTGGCGAATGGTTGAATGTAGGTTTTGTTGGGGCAGTTAAACAGAGGAGACGAGTTGCTTCTCGAAGGCCACGGGGAGGGCCTGAGCTTCCCCGCCCTCCCCAGAGCCAGACTGGGCCTACCTAGATAACTCATGCGCTGCTGTAGGTTGGTTGACAGCTGGTTAAACTCTTCTTTCAGGGAGTCGTGTCTAATGGGCATCTGGGCTATGTGGCTCATTGAATACCTGACGGCCTTCTTCTTGTCTTCAGGGGTCACAGCCTGTTGGGCGGCCAGCATCGCCTGGGACAGGGCAGCATCAGGAGAGGTGAAGCCAGCAGTAAATGGAGGAAAGAAGTCTTCATGGATCGCCTCCTGCAACTCTTCCATCTCGGACTCATCGGTGAAAGTCACGGAGTCAGTGGCCCCACGGGAAGACCCAGCACCCAACACGTCTGCAAAGACCCCTAAGGGCCCAGATGCAGCCACGGTCGTTGCTACGGTGGCCAGTTTGGTGGCAGGAGCATCCTTGACGGCCTTGGCGGCGGCCTCGGCTGCCTGGGCTGCTGAGGTCGCCGCGGCAGCTGCataggcggcggcggcggcggctgcgatGGCAGCTGTGGTTTTCATCCGCTGGAAGGCAGACCGGGGAGCTTTAGCGGGCACCCCCTCCAGGGCCTCAGCCTCGGGGGCCTTCACGTGAGGTAAAGAACCTTCTTCTCTCGTTTCTGAGACAACTGGGAGCTGGCGCCTCCTTGCCTGGCGAGAGCGTGGCTGAGGCAGGCGAGGCCACTCCGAGCCAAGCTCTGGGGCCGGCGCGGGGGACCCATCTTGCTCGGGTGGAGCAGATGGGGGGCCCAGTGGGCCGGGGCCGGGCTGGAAGTACTGTGGGCCCCAGAAAGGCCAAGTGCTAGGTCCAGGGAGGCCTCTGGGAAATGGCCACCTTCCTGGCTGCATAGGCCAGAATCCAGGAGGTGTGGGCTGAGGGCCTGGGGCAGGCCCAGGTCCAAgggcaggcccaggcccaggtccAGGTTCATACACAGGTTCAAGTTCAAACGCAGGCTCAGACTCAGAGGCCGGCCCAAGTCCAAGTGCAGGCCCAGGTCCAGGAGCAGGCCCAGGACCATACCCAGGCCCAGGTCCATACCCAGGCCCAGGTCCATACCCAGGCCCAGGTCCATACCCAGGCCCAGGTTCATATCCAGGCCCAGGTCTAGGGGCCATACTAGGTCTGTACGTAGGCCAAGGTGCCAGCATGACCCCAGGTGTCATACTGGGCCCCAGCTTGGGCCCCAGTGCAGACATGGACTCAGGCTCTGGCCTAGAACCAGGCTCAGGCCTGGGCCCAGGCCCGAGCACCTGAAGCTGGTCCAATGCCTGGGTCCCTGTAAGTGAAACCGCCAGGgcagtctcctcctcctcttgttgCTCCAGGTCCTGGTAATGCCAAATGGTATCCAGGGACTTGGGGATTTTGATAGCTTCTGAGACCTGGCTGTGACCAATGCTGTCAAGGTTCTCGGTGGTCCGGGAAAGGCCAGCCTCCGCGACCGGCTCTGCAGCCTGCCAGAACGGAGCAGCTCCCTGTGGAGAGGGCAGATGGGTCGGCCAGGGCTGCTCCAGGCCAGCTCAGCAGTCACCTGCCAGCTCCCTCACACCTGCTtccccctcctctgtcctctttcacTTACCGGGATGAACATGGCCTCATGGAGGCCACTCCAGAGCACCGTGTCCTCAGCTTTGGGGACGGTGAGAATCCTGTTCTGGAGAGTCAcctggaaggggagggagggggttggtaACAAGGGATGTGAACCTGGAGGGCGTGATGCCCTTCGGGGGCTCCCTTGTCCACGCTGCCCTCCAAACTCACAAACACATGGGTCTTCCCACACTGCGTTCCCCTCTGtccccatccccagcaccccggcccGGAGGTTGGGAGACCAGGGAGGGAGGATGGCGCCACGGCCCTCACCACGTCCCGCTGCAGCGCATTTATCTTCCGGTTTTGCCCTTTCAAATCATCAAAGAAAGTGCCGATTTTTTCCAGGTTTATCTGTCAAATGAGCCAAACCCGTGGGTCAGGAGCACAAGTTCCAGTCCCAGCCCTCCTTCTCCCGCTGCTCAAACACAAGGTCTTTACCCTAGGTGACTAAGAGTTGGAGACAGAAGACAAAATGTTTCCCAGGGAGTAAGAAAGGGGTAGGAAAGCGTTGCCTGAGCAAATAAGTTTGGGAAACGTTGGGCTTAAAGACCATTCAGTGGGTTTTTGTAttacaggacttctcagagcctttagtGGGCAGAAGTACATTGAGAATCTTTGAGAGGTGGGCTGAGGAGGCATTGTTCCTCAAACAGATTGGTGTTGTATGACACAGTTTCCTAAAAGTGCCCCTTTCTGCTCAGGTCAAAGCTACTTAGCCCAAGACTGAAGTTCTCCCAGTTGCCATGAGGATCAGATGCAAACACTGATGCATTGGGGATGATGCATTAAATCATGTTATTTGGAGGCAAATTGTAAAACCTCAGCCACTATACCGGCCTGGGGGTGTGGAGAGCTGACTTCTGAGCCCATTTCTGACTCCCCAGATATGAGCTCACACTTCAGAAATTTCAGGACCTTCCGCGTCCTGGTAAGGAGTTAGAACACGCCTGGGTTGATGTCCTTGTGGCTACAGAGGGAGCTAGCATGTAGGCCTGTGCTAGGTTTACTTCGCTTCTCAGTGTGAACAGAGCTTTCTAGAAGAGGAAGAGGTATTCTCTTTCTCCTATGTTGATAGCACCTACCTACTGAATATGAAGCCAACCCAGAGGAAAATTATCACTGACAGCGAGGTGTTGATGTGATATGAGCACCTAGATCTGGCTGTACCTGAAGGCATTCCTGAATTTTTTAGTAAATGAGACAATAAATTCTCTTATTTTACCTAAGCCAGAATAAACTAGTTTCTGTCACTTACAAATGGTGTGTCTTTGCATAGCAGGGTAAGGAACATAGCATGGTGTAAGTCATGGAGGGTTCAGTTCGATGGGCCAAGTGGCTGAGTCATGTCAGCCCTATCTCCTGTCCCCAAGGCTGTGTCCTCTGACTAAGAACAGGTTTCTTAGATTTATCCTGTCACTCAGCCACCAGTGGTCCAAGCAGCGTGGCCAGCTTGGAGGATGCTGGGAGGGTCTACCTTATCAAGCATGTCCTTCAGCATGTCCACATCCTTCCTGAGGGTTTTAATGGTGACCTTGAGTGCACAAGTGTCAGTGAGCAAATCCTGGAGAGTCTTCATTGActaaagagggaaagaggagggggaaagtaCAGTGTGGAAGCTCTCTGATGACTGC
Proteins encoded in this region:
- the C4H16orf96 gene encoding uncharacterized protein C16orf96 homolog, with the translated sequence MSFSLTFSELVNIAIPQCGAMNFKALHLLLQGILEHIHMAELKKVLSGDEDFLQSSQAVFMSREGDAQPTLSPMKRVGNIFDHMVSRIDKMESQLAGLQEMPSTAELLEASQGTSRPAQELWQLIKLRKMVEGSEEAVEKSMKTLQDLLTDTCALKVTIKTLRKDVDMLKDMLDKINLEKIGTFFDDLKGQNRKINALQRDVVTLQNRILTVPKAEDTVLWSGLHEAMFIPPWPTHLPSPQGAAPFWQAAEPVAEAGLSRTTENLDSIGHSQVSEAIKIPKSLDTIWHYQDLEQQEEEETALAVSLTGTQALDQLQVLGPGPRPEPGSRPEPESMSALGPKLGPSMTPGVMLAPWPTYRPSMAPRPGPGYEPGPGYGPGPGYGPGPGYGPGPGYGPGPAPGPGPALGLGPASESEPAFELEPVYEPGPGPGPALGPGPAPGPQPTPPGFWPMQPGRWPFPRGLPGPSTWPFWGPQYFQPGPGPLGPPSAPPEQDGSPAPAPELGSEWPRLPQPRSRQARRRQLPVVSETREEGSLPHVKAPEAEALEGVPAKAPRSAFQRMKTTAAIAAAAAAAYAAAAATSAAQAAEAAAKAVKDAPATKLATVATTVAASGPLGVFADVLGAGSSRGATDSVTFTDESEMEELQEAIHEDFFPPFTAGFTSPDAALSQAMLAAQQAVTPEDKKKAVRYSMSHIAQMPIRHDSLKEEFNQLSTNLQQRMSYLANMGVPSKLGTAVDILQEKIGNLQKSRMQEEELERVWGHQIAIIKDHHNVLDRAVEKIHVRLDDLKILQAQIKSLEMHKADKCVMEQELKEKADRSTLASKASRVDLETVTVELNEMIQGMLLRVMSHEGDWKAAMERLRKDLGTKLVHRDLDDLKKDINEVWQVVRKLIIEGLRFDPDSAAGFRKKLFEQVKCISCDRPVEMMTGPHLITIRKAHLLSRLRPASANSYEYLQRQQMREEQRLQQLQDREHGKDWSDSPGNASNLKLKSENLSTLYPYGDPELLDYDTAEVDILGVDGILYKGRMNSQDGARPLTSTEKELAGEGIAGLPRQLCLEVTEAVKVPHPPNRNQYERVGANYPSLHPRASIRLATLGLHPMTPAQPPSLPPLPLLPPLVPPLQASPQASGPTRHPRPQHL